The following proteins are co-located in the Peromyscus eremicus chromosome 13, PerEre_H2_v1, whole genome shotgun sequence genome:
- the Tex30 gene encoding testis-expressed protein 30, giving the protein MSHTEVKLKIPFGNKLLDAVCLVPNKNIAYGIILTHGASGDMNLPHLMSLASHLASHGFFCLRFTCKGLNIVHRIKAYKAVLNYLKTSGEYKLAGVFLGGRSMGSRAAASVMCHNEPDDSDDFVRGLICISYPLHHPKQQQKLRDEDLFRIKDPVLFVSGSADEMCEKNLLEKVAQKMQAPSKIHWIEKANHSMAVKGRSTNDVFKEINTQILFWIQEITEMDKK; this is encoded by the exons ATGAGTCATACAGAG GTTAAATTAAAAATACCTTTTGGAAATAAATTACTGGATGCCGTTTGTTTGGTACCTAACAAGAACATAGCATATGGAATAATTCTTACACATGGAGCATCAGGAGATATGAATCTTCCTCATTTGATGTCACTGGCATCCCATCTTGCATCTCATGGGTTTTTCTGCCTAAGATTTACTTGCAAAGGCCTTAATATTGTACACAGGATTAAGGCATATAAAGCAGTTTTg AATTACCTAAAGACCTCAGGAGAATACAAACTTGCTGGTGTTTTTCTTGGAG GCCGTTCAATGGGCTCGAGAGCAGCTGCTTCTGTAATGTGTCACAATGAGCCAGATGACAGTGATGATTTTGTTCGAGGTCTCATTTGTATTTCTTACCCACTGCACCATccaaaacagcaacagaaactcagaGATGAAGATCTCTTTCGTATAAAGGATCCTGTACTGTTTGTGTCCGGCTCAGCAGATGAAATGTGTGAAAAG aacttgttggagaaagtggcACAGAAAATGCAAGCTCCCAGTAAAATCCATTGGATTGAAAAGGCAAATCATTCTATGGCAGTGAAAGGACGGTCAACAAATGATGTTTTCaaggaaataaatacacagatcTTGTTTTGGATCCAAGAAATCACTGAAATGGACAAGAAATAA